The proteins below come from a single Desulfitobacterium metallireducens DSM 15288 genomic window:
- a CDS encoding SGNH/GDSL hydrolase family protein: protein MSTIYLALGDSITTGYGVGSNQSFANLYYKNLLSFDPSLRYINLGVNGLTSEELAAMVGQKRFHTLIAQAKFISLTIGSNDLLAVGKGLISGSGSNIDLILGNFNHNLRLIGGQIRAINPSVLVKVATIYNPLPPMDKETDAFAKGLVKAANHSILNQAREFHFVVVPVAKALREREQLLLGPDHLHPNVGGHRLMADLFTRN from the coding sequence GTGAGCACAATCTACTTGGCTCTGGGGGACTCAATTACAACAGGTTATGGAGTTGGGTCGAATCAATCATTTGCTAATCTATATTATAAAAACCTTCTCTCTTTTGATCCGAGTCTTCGGTATATTAACCTTGGGGTGAATGGATTGACGAGTGAAGAGTTAGCAGCAATGGTGGGACAAAAAAGGTTCCACACCTTGATTGCACAGGCTAAATTTATTAGCCTAACGATTGGTTCCAATGACCTGCTCGCCGTCGGTAAAGGTCTTATCTCAGGTTCGGGGTCCAATATTGACCTCATCTTAGGAAACTTCAACCATAATCTCAGGTTAATCGGGGGACAGATTCGGGCGATTAATCCATCCGTTTTAGTCAAGGTAGCAACGATTTATAACCCTCTGCCCCCGATGGACAAAGAGACGGATGCTTTCGCAAAAGGTTTAGTTAAGGCCGCAAATCACAGCATTCTGAATCAAGCAAGAGAATTTCATTTTGTTGTTGTGCCCGTAGCAAAAGCGCTTAGAGAGAGAGAACAGTTGCTACTGGGCCCAGATCATCTGCATCCTAATGTTGGGGGGCATAGACTTATGGCTGACCTTTTTACAAGAAACTAA
- the hrcA gene encoding heat-inducible transcriptional repressor HrcA, with protein sequence MQMDERKNRILRAIVQDYITTAEPVGSRTIAKKFDLGISSATIRNEMADMEEMGLLEQPHTSSGRIPMDAGYRYYVNCLMDRPKLSSEDKNVIELETTKRIAEIQEVISNTSKLLSQLTSLTSIVISPQRGKSSFNQMHFLPYQPGQAIMVVVKENGVVENQIVEIGENVTAEELQRIANVFNDKMKGHSMIDVRRGLLHEIYSELTRQRSLIDHALDLLTTVFNEPADDKNKVYLGGTLNMLNQPEFRDVDKVRSLLHVFEEDEQVRKLLIPVADGLSVTIGGENSVKELQDCSVISATYQIDGKPVGSIGVIGPTRMDYAKAMAMVDFMTKTLTELLAKRRRL encoded by the coding sequence ATGCAAATGGATGAACGAAAAAATAGAATCTTGCGCGCGATTGTCCAAGATTATATAACCACGGCTGAGCCGGTGGGTTCGCGTACGATTGCTAAAAAGTTCGATTTGGGTATCTCATCAGCGACCATCCGTAATGAAATGGCCGATATGGAGGAAATGGGACTTCTCGAGCAACCTCACACTTCTTCAGGCCGGATTCCCATGGATGCAGGATATCGCTATTATGTCAATTGTCTGATGGATCGTCCTAAGCTCAGCTCAGAAGATAAAAATGTGATTGAGCTAGAAACGACGAAACGAATTGCTGAGATTCAAGAAGTTATTTCCAATACAAGTAAACTTCTCTCCCAGCTCACCAGTTTGACGAGCATCGTCATTAGTCCTCAACGAGGGAAAAGCTCTTTTAACCAAATGCATTTTCTTCCGTACCAACCGGGGCAAGCCATCATGGTCGTTGTTAAAGAGAACGGTGTGGTTGAGAATCAGATCGTTGAAATTGGAGAAAATGTAACAGCGGAAGAACTTCAAAGAATTGCTAACGTCTTTAATGATAAGATGAAAGGCCATTCAATGATTGATGTCCGCCGTGGATTGCTTCATGAGATTTATAGTGAACTCACACGTCAACGATCGCTTATCGATCATGCTTTAGATCTGCTCACGACTGTATTCAATGAACCTGCGGATGATAAAAATAAGGTCTATCTCGGTGGAACTTTGAACATGCTTAATCAGCCCGAATTTCGGGATGTAGATAAAGTAAGAAGTCTGCTTCATGTTTTTGAAGAGGATGAACAGGTGAGAAAACTACTTATTCCAGTCGCTGATGGACTAAGTGTAACGATTGGCGGAGAAAATAGCGTTAAGGAACTGCAGGATTGCAGTGTTATCTCAGCAACGTATCAAATCGATGGAAAACCTGTCGGCTCGATTGGAGTAATTGGACCAACACGCATGGACTACGCTAAGGCGATGGCTATGGTAGATTTTATGACGAAAACGTTGACTGAACTTTTGGCGAAGCGACGAAGACTATAA
- a CDS encoding YbaK/EbsC family protein, giving the protein MTVQAVRDFFDTKDKEIQILTFEDTSTVAKAAESIGVTPGEIAKSLLLQVKDDFIMVLMAGDKRLDNRKFKDMFKAKPKMPEVEQVLEITGHPVGGVCPFGLKEKIPVYLDQSLRAYAKVYPAAGAPNAAVGLKVEELEALVATDWVDVAQ; this is encoded by the coding sequence ATGACTGTTCAAGCGGTTCGCGATTTTTTTGACACCAAAGATAAGGAGATCCAGATTCTTACTTTTGAAGACACGAGTACAGTTGCCAAAGCAGCGGAAAGCATAGGGGTGACGCCTGGGGAGATTGCAAAGTCCCTGCTTTTGCAAGTTAAAGATGATTTTATCATGGTTTTGATGGCAGGAGATAAACGACTCGATAATCGCAAGTTTAAAGATATGTTTAAGGCGAAGCCAAAGATGCCTGAAGTGGAACAGGTACTGGAAATTACAGGGCATCCTGTTGGTGGAGTATGTCCCTTTGGCTTAAAAGAGAAGATTCCGGTTTACCTTGATCAATCTTTGAGAGCCTATGCAAAGGTATATCCTGCTGCAGGGGCACCGAATGCTGCCGTGGGGTTGAAAGTTGAGGAGTTAGAAGCACTTGTCGCGACCGATTGGGTCGATGTAGCCCAATAA
- a CDS encoding GatB/YqeY domain-containing protein has product MSLKDRLVEDMKVAMKAKEEGKVRLSVIRMARAAIKYGEIDKKTEFSDQQVIEILAHEVKMRRDSIVEFAKANRPDTVKALEEEISILMEYLPQQLSEGEIRQLAQEAITEVGAQGPKDLGKVMGKITQKTKGRADGSRVNQIVRELLGA; this is encoded by the coding sequence TTGTCCCTGAAGGATCGCCTCGTTGAGGATATGAAGGTTGCCATGAAGGCCAAAGAGGAGGGGAAGGTAAGACTTTCCGTCATCCGTATGGCTCGGGCCGCCATTAAGTATGGTGAAATAGACAAGAAAACGGAATTCAGCGATCAACAAGTGATTGAAATTCTCGCGCACGAAGTAAAAATGCGCCGAGATTCTATTGTAGAGTTTGCTAAGGCGAATCGCCCAGATACTGTGAAGGCTTTGGAAGAGGAAATCTCTATTCTCATGGAGTACCTTCCTCAACAGCTTTCTGAAGGGGAAATTCGTCAGCTTGCCCAAGAAGCGATTACTGAGGTAGGGGCTCAAGGGCCTAAAGACCTTGGTAAGGTGATGGGGAAGATTACTCAAAAGACCAAAGGACGCGCCGATGGAAGTCGAGTTAATCAAATCGTGCGTGAACTCTTAGGAGCTTAA
- the dnaK gene encoding molecular chaperone DnaK yields MGKIIGIDLGTTNSCVAVMEGGEAVVIPNAEGNRTTPSVVGFSKTGERLVGQVAKRQAVSNPDKTVISIKRHMGSDYKVNIDDKSYSPQEISAMVLQKLKADAEAYLGQPVTEAVITVPAYFSDAQRQATKDAGTIAGLEVKRIINEPTAAALAYGVDKQNDQTVLVFDLGGGTFDVSVLELSQGMVEVKATSGNNKLGGDDFDQRLIDYMVVEFKKTNGVDLSKDKVALQRLKEAAEKAKIELSGVTTSNVNLPFITMTAEGPVHMDMNISRSKFDELTADLVEATLGPTRQALSDSKLTWNDIHQVILVGGSSRIPAVQDEIRKMSGKEPNKSVNPDEVVALGAAIQGGVLAGDVKDIILVDVTPLSLGIETMGGVFTRIIDRNTTVPSTKSQVFSTAADGQTSVDIHVLQGEREMAAGNKTLGRFQLSGIAPAPRGIPQIEVKFDIDANGIVHVSAKDMATGNEQKVTITSSTGLSKDEIEKMQKDAELHADEDKKRKELVDAKNQADSIVYQTEKSLKDFEGKAPENEIEPIKKAVEELKAVANSENLEEIKAKTEAVNKVLYPFVEKMYQQNAGAPGADAGAAGAGASGEAKQDDNVVDAEYTEVDPDKNK; encoded by the coding sequence ATGGGTAAAATTATTGGAATTGACTTAGGAACGACAAATTCTTGTGTAGCAGTTATGGAAGGCGGAGAAGCTGTTGTTATCCCAAATGCGGAAGGAAACCGTACCACTCCTTCAGTTGTAGGCTTCTCAAAAACAGGTGAACGTTTAGTTGGACAAGTTGCGAAACGTCAAGCCGTTTCCAACCCGGATAAAACCGTGATTTCCATTAAACGTCATATGGGTTCTGACTACAAAGTAAATATTGATGATAAAAGCTATTCCCCACAAGAAATCTCAGCGATGGTTCTGCAAAAATTAAAGGCTGATGCTGAAGCTTATCTTGGCCAGCCGGTAACTGAAGCTGTAATTACAGTACCCGCTTACTTTTCCGACGCACAACGTCAAGCGACTAAAGATGCTGGAACTATTGCTGGACTTGAAGTGAAACGGATCATTAACGAACCAACCGCTGCTGCATTGGCTTATGGCGTGGATAAACAAAACGATCAAACCGTTCTCGTTTTTGACTTGGGTGGTGGGACCTTCGACGTATCTGTTCTTGAACTGAGTCAAGGTATGGTTGAAGTTAAAGCGACCAGTGGTAATAATAAATTAGGTGGAGACGATTTTGACCAACGCTTAATTGATTATATGGTTGTTGAATTTAAAAAGACGAACGGTGTAGACCTTAGTAAAGATAAAGTGGCTCTCCAACGGTTGAAGGAAGCTGCTGAGAAAGCGAAAATCGAATTGTCAGGCGTGACGACTTCCAACGTCAACCTGCCCTTTATCACGATGACCGCTGAAGGACCTGTTCATATGGATATGAACATTTCTCGCTCGAAGTTCGATGAATTAACAGCTGATCTTGTCGAAGCTACACTTGGACCGACACGTCAAGCGCTAAGTGATTCGAAATTGACCTGGAATGATATTCACCAAGTTATCCTTGTCGGTGGATCGAGCCGTATTCCTGCGGTTCAAGATGAAATCCGAAAAATGAGTGGTAAAGAGCCAAACAAGAGCGTTAACCCTGACGAAGTGGTTGCCCTCGGTGCAGCAATTCAAGGAGGGGTTCTTGCCGGAGATGTGAAGGACATCATCCTTGTTGATGTTACCCCGCTATCTCTTGGAATCGAAACCATGGGTGGAGTCTTTACCCGGATTATTGACCGGAACACGACTGTACCCTCGACGAAAAGCCAAGTCTTCTCGACGGCTGCGGATGGTCAAACCTCGGTTGATATTCATGTCCTACAAGGAGAGCGTGAGATGGCAGCAGGCAATAAAACCTTGGGTCGTTTCCAACTCTCAGGGATTGCCCCGGCTCCTCGCGGAATTCCACAAATCGAAGTGAAATTTGATATCGATGCCAATGGTATCGTTCACGTTTCAGCTAAGGATATGGCTACGGGTAATGAACAAAAAGTAACGATTACCTCCTCGACAGGTTTAAGCAAAGATGAAATTGAAAAGATGCAAAAAGATGCTGAACTCCATGCTGATGAAGATAAAAAGCGTAAAGAGTTAGTTGATGCGAAGAACCAAGCCGATTCCATTGTTTATCAAACCGAGAAATCGCTGAAGGATTTCGAAGGAAAAGCTCCCGAAAATGAAATCGAGCCGATTAAGAAGGCAGTTGAAGAGCTCAAAGCCGTAGCTAATAGTGAAAATCTCGAAGAAATTAAGGCTAAAACTGAGGCGGTCAACAAAGTTCTCTATCCGTTTGTTGAAAAAATGTACCAACAAAATGCGGGTGCACCAGGCGCTGACGCAGGTGCAGCGGGTGCTGGAGCAAGCGGAGAAGCAAAACAAGATGACAATGTGGTTGATGCCGAATATACTGAAGTAGATCCTGATAAAAATAAATAA
- a CDS encoding histidine triad nucleotide-binding protein: MADCIFCKIIDKEIPSEVVFEDDQVLVIKDINPLAPVHLLLITKKHIASLEEVLPVDEGLMGHILMLAQKLAREFGVAELGYRVVTNIGEEGGQAVQHLHFHVLGGKPLGVNIA; the protein is encoded by the coding sequence ATGGCAGATTGCATCTTCTGTAAAATTATTGATAAAGAAATACCGAGTGAAGTTGTCTTCGAAGATGATCAAGTGCTTGTTATCAAAGACATAAATCCTTTAGCGCCCGTACATTTGCTGTTAATCACGAAAAAACATATTGCCAGTCTGGAGGAAGTCTTACCTGTGGATGAAGGGTTGATGGGGCATATCCTCATGCTAGCTCAAAAATTAGCACGAGAATTTGGAGTCGCAGAATTGGGCTACCGTGTTGTCACTAACATTGGTGAAGAGGGTGGGCAAGCCGTCCAGCATTTGCATTTTCATGTTCTAGGGGGGAAACCTTTAGGTGTCAATATCGCCTAA
- a CDS encoding 16S rRNA (uracil(1498)-N(3))-methyltransferase: MHRFKITELGKNAFWLRGDEREHLARVLRLAPGDDIIGFDNTGAEYYATILKIEDKSVTCRILETSHPEVEAKTKVYLIAGLSKGEKMEWVIQKGTELGISGLVPLRAKRAVMRLEGTKAVERVQRWQKIAGEAAKQSHRVQEPQIFEVANWSELQNLLPANTQWLISYEEEKTERLHSVLDRFDPLQPIALIIGPEGGFDASEVSWAQEHLGAISVSLGPRILRAETAAIATMTMVLAHYGDLG; the protein is encoded by the coding sequence TTGCATCGCTTTAAAATCACAGAACTCGGTAAAAACGCGTTTTGGCTTCGGGGGGATGAACGGGAGCATTTGGCTAGGGTTCTTCGTTTAGCCCCTGGTGATGATATTATCGGATTTGATAATACGGGAGCAGAGTATTACGCGACGATTCTTAAGATCGAAGACAAAAGCGTAACGTGCCGGATCTTAGAGACGTCTCATCCAGAGGTTGAGGCTAAAACCAAGGTCTATCTCATCGCCGGTCTCTCTAAAGGGGAGAAGATGGAATGGGTGATCCAAAAAGGGACCGAGCTGGGGATTTCCGGTTTAGTCCCTTTACGAGCAAAACGTGCGGTTATGCGTTTGGAAGGAACTAAAGCCGTTGAGCGGGTGCAGCGTTGGCAAAAAATAGCAGGCGAAGCAGCTAAACAATCTCACCGCGTTCAAGAACCTCAGATTTTTGAGGTTGCGAATTGGTCTGAACTTCAAAACCTTTTACCTGCGAATACGCAATGGCTGATTTCCTATGAAGAAGAGAAGACAGAACGTCTGCACTCGGTGCTCGATCGCTTTGATCCTCTGCAACCGATTGCCCTGATCATTGGCCCTGAAGGAGGGTTTGATGCCTCTGAAGTGTCCTGGGCACAGGAACATTTGGGGGCTATAAGTGTTTCCTTAGGTCCACGGATTCTGCGAGCAGAGACCGCCGCGATTGCGACAATGACTATGGTTCTAGCGCATTACGGGGATTTAGGATGA
- the grpE gene encoding nucleotide exchange factor GrpE: MAKWGEKTPNLHQENEEEVDLRDKDLTEGNLAEGEVHDGGEEVLEDVPEVSMEEKILTLEAELKQSKEQADDYYARLQRLQAEFDNFRKRSQKEREDTLKYASEQVIVAMLPILDNFERAVASSQSNQDFKSFLQGVEMILKQMKTGLEKEGLAPIEAVGQTFDPKLHDAVLQVDSEEYKENTVVEELQRGYYLKDKVLRPSMVKVSR; this comes from the coding sequence ATGGCCAAGTGGGGAGAAAAAACCCCAAATTTGCATCAGGAGAATGAAGAAGAAGTTGATCTCCGAGATAAAGATTTGACAGAAGGAAATCTTGCCGAGGGTGAAGTTCACGACGGCGGGGAAGAAGTCCTGGAAGATGTTCCAGAAGTATCTATGGAAGAGAAAATCCTAACCCTAGAGGCGGAGCTTAAACAAAGCAAAGAACAAGCGGATGATTATTATGCTCGCTTGCAACGTCTCCAAGCGGAATTTGATAACTTCCGGAAACGGAGTCAAAAGGAAAGAGAAGACACTTTAAAGTATGCTTCTGAACAAGTCATCGTAGCGATGCTTCCTATACTCGATAATTTTGAGCGTGCAGTGGCATCTTCACAATCCAATCAAGATTTCAAGTCCTTTTTACAGGGCGTGGAAATGATTTTGAAACAAATGAAAACAGGTTTAGAAAAAGAAGGTCTTGCTCCTATTGAAGCGGTAGGCCAGACTTTCGATCCGAAGTTACACGACGCTGTTCTGCAAGTGGATTCGGAGGAATATAAGGAAAATACTGTGGTCGAAGAGCTTCAAAGAGGATATTATCTTAAGGACAAAGTATTGCGCCCTAGCATGGTAAAAGTCTCACGCTAG
- the rpsU gene encoding 30S ribosomal protein S21 — MSEIKVGKNESLDSALRRFKRTCQKAGVISEARKHEHYEKPSVKRKKKSEAARKRKFK, encoded by the coding sequence ATGAGTGAAATTAAAGTTGGAAAAAACGAATCCCTGGATAGCGCACTCCGCCGGTTCAAGCGTACGTGTCAAAAGGCAGGCGTTATTTCGGAAGCCCGTAAACATGAGCATTACGAAAAACCTAGCGTGAAGAGGAAGAAAAAATCCGAAGCTGCTCGTAAACGCAAGTTCAAGTAA
- the prmA gene encoding 50S ribosomal protein L11 methyltransferase: protein MNWREVAVTVSSEGEEAVADLFYQIGCPGVSVEDPELLRNYIESGIWDYHSFGEVALTGTSIIKGYLCEDEHLTQRMERLDEKLRELVERFPEWVIQVKGITVQEEDWATAWKAYFKPTRVGKRFVIKPSWEDINPTVEDLVLELDPGMAFGTGTHATTTLCLEELEEIVKPGMKVFDLGTGSGILAIAAAKLGAQVEAVDLDPVAVKVAQENVDLNQVLAQVSVKHGDLGTVLKGKADLVVANIIADVILMLLSDLKRIMKPEGEFLASGIIDNRVEDVEVGMREAGLEVIEKKEDSGWVLLRARWK from the coding sequence ATGAATTGGCGTGAAGTTGCGGTAACGGTTTCATCAGAGGGAGAGGAGGCTGTTGCCGATCTTTTTTATCAAATCGGCTGTCCAGGAGTTAGTGTCGAAGACCCTGAACTTTTACGGAACTATATTGAATCTGGAATTTGGGATTATCATAGTTTCGGAGAAGTCGCGTTGACGGGAACTTCGATCATCAAGGGATATCTATGCGAAGATGAGCATCTCACACAGCGCATGGAACGGCTGGATGAAAAGCTTCGCGAATTAGTCGAGCGCTTTCCGGAATGGGTCATCCAAGTGAAGGGCATAACCGTTCAGGAAGAAGACTGGGCTACAGCGTGGAAGGCATATTTTAAGCCCACCCGAGTTGGAAAGCGGTTCGTAATTAAACCCTCCTGGGAAGACATTAATCCCACTGTTGAGGATTTGGTGCTGGAACTTGATCCAGGCATGGCCTTTGGCACGGGGACTCATGCGACGACCACACTTTGCTTAGAGGAACTTGAGGAAATTGTTAAGCCAGGGATGAAAGTTTTTGACTTGGGAACAGGTTCTGGCATATTAGCGATTGCAGCTGCTAAGCTCGGGGCGCAAGTCGAAGCGGTTGATTTGGACCCTGTTGCGGTCAAGGTGGCACAGGAAAATGTGGATTTGAATCAAGTTTTAGCCCAGGTCAGTGTTAAACATGGCGATTTGGGTACGGTACTGAAAGGAAAAGCGGATTTAGTTGTGGCCAATATTATTGCTGATGTTATTTTAATGCTTTTGTCCGACCTTAAACGGATTATGAAACCTGAGGGAGAATTCCTGGCTTCAGGGATTATCGATAATCGAGTTGAGGATGTTGAAGTCGGTATGCGCGAGGCTGGACTCGAAGTGATTGAGAAGAAAGAAGATTCTGGGTGGGTACTTTTACGCGCGAGGTGGAAATAG
- the mtaB gene encoding tRNA (N(6)-L-threonylcarbamoyladenosine(37)-C(2))-methylthiotransferase MtaB, translating to MPSDDTIESLKAIPQSVCFLTLGCKVNQTESEALAQLFHNNGYEVVTPLDEADVVVVNTCTVTNTGDAKSRQVIRRMIKSHPDAFVVVMGCYAQTAPGEVLEIEGVDLVLGTQDRGKILELIEQVRQEQKPQSQVHTIWDAQEFEELPLMEGESRTRATLKIQDGCNKFCTYCIIPYARGPVRSRKHENVIAEAKKLVSAGYKEIVLTGIHTGSYGEDSGEDWNLARLVKELTNIPGLSRLRLSSTEPMEFTPELIEVILSSSGVCSHLHIPLQCGSDTILSRMKRPYTTQEFKNLIDEFNQKLPGIAITTDVIVGFPGETEQDFQDSLEFVRSCHFAGVHVFPYSKRKGTPAAKYSDHLTKKVKEQRVKALMEVAQQSHEDYVEKCVGQTLEVLIERVGEDGTATGHTRNYIQVKLPPRSDGKAWESGELVEFVFEKDHLLK from the coding sequence ATGCCTTCAGATGACACTATAGAATCATTAAAAGCAATACCTCAGAGTGTGTGTTTCTTAACTCTGGGCTGTAAAGTGAATCAGACGGAGAGTGAAGCCCTCGCCCAGTTATTCCATAATAACGGGTATGAGGTAGTAACTCCCTTAGACGAGGCGGATGTCGTTGTTGTCAATACGTGCACGGTGACGAATACGGGAGATGCTAAATCTCGTCAGGTGATTCGACGGATGATTAAATCCCATCCAGACGCTTTTGTTGTTGTTATGGGCTGCTACGCTCAAACTGCTCCAGGCGAGGTCTTAGAGATCGAAGGAGTCGATCTCGTTCTGGGAACTCAGGATCGGGGTAAAATACTCGAACTTATTGAGCAAGTTCGCCAAGAACAAAAGCCTCAGAGCCAGGTGCATACGATTTGGGATGCTCAAGAATTTGAGGAACTTCCCTTGATGGAGGGAGAAAGTCGAACTCGAGCAACTTTAAAAATTCAAGACGGCTGTAATAAGTTTTGCACCTATTGTATTATTCCCTACGCCCGTGGACCGGTTCGGAGCAGGAAACATGAGAATGTTATTGCCGAGGCGAAGAAGCTCGTCTCCGCCGGATATAAGGAGATTGTTTTGACCGGGATCCATACGGGCTCTTACGGTGAAGACAGTGGCGAAGATTGGAATCTCGCGCGCTTAGTTAAGGAACTAACCAACATCCCTGGCTTGAGTCGCTTAAGACTAAGTTCTACTGAACCCATGGAATTCACCCCAGAATTGATTGAGGTTATTCTTTCATCTTCTGGTGTCTGTTCCCATCTTCATATTCCACTTCAATGCGGGAGTGATACCATTTTATCGCGCATGAAAAGGCCTTACACCACACAGGAATTTAAGAATCTCATCGATGAATTCAATCAAAAACTTCCGGGAATCGCAATTACCACGGATGTTATCGTCGGGTTCCCCGGAGAGACGGAGCAAGACTTCCAGGATTCTCTCGAATTCGTTCGCTCCTGTCATTTTGCTGGAGTTCATGTTTTTCCGTATTCGAAACGGAAAGGTACGCCTGCTGCCAAGTATTCGGATCACCTCACTAAAAAGGTTAAAGAGCAGCGGGTTAAAGCCTTGATGGAGGTCGCCCAACAAAGTCATGAAGATTATGTTGAAAAATGTGTAGGTCAAACGCTTGAGGTTTTGATTGAGCGTGTTGGTGAGGATGGAACCGCCACTGGACACACGCGAAATTATATCCAAGTTAAACTCCCGCCGCGAAGTGATGGAAAGGCGTGGGAAAGTGGAGAACTCGTTGAATTTGTCTTTGAGAAAGATCATCTTTTGAAATAA
- the dnaJ gene encoding molecular chaperone DnaJ, translating into MKHDYYEVLGVEKTASEQEIKQAYRKLARQNHPDVNPGDKGAEERFKEATEAYDVLGDSDKRARYDQFGHAGTDPNSGGFGGAFGGGDFGGFGDIFDMFFGGGGGGGQRRNGPTRGSDLRYDLTIAFEEAAFGVEKEIQIPRHETCSECQGSGAAPGTHPTQCTECHGSGQVKVNQRTPFGMVQTARTCPTCHGEGQMISSPCKACNGQGQVRNVKSLKVSVPAGSEEGLNLRFSGSGEGGKKGGPAGDLYVVLHVKSHKFFERDGNDIYCEIPITFVQAALGTEMEVPTLDGSVKMKVPEGTQTGTVFRLRGHGVPYRRGSGRGDQHVRVVVATPTKLTDKQKELLQEFADTTTQQQQMGKKSFFDKVKENLRDAIG; encoded by the coding sequence ATGAAACACGATTATTATGAGGTGCTTGGGGTTGAAAAGACTGCGAGCGAACAAGAAATTAAACAAGCATACCGGAAGTTAGCCCGCCAGAACCATCCGGATGTTAACCCGGGGGATAAAGGAGCGGAAGAGCGATTCAAAGAGGCGACCGAAGCTTATGATGTCTTAGGTGATTCGGATAAACGTGCACGTTATGACCAATTCGGACATGCAGGGACAGACCCCAATTCAGGTGGATTCGGTGGTGCCTTTGGCGGCGGAGACTTTGGTGGTTTCGGTGACATCTTTGATATGTTTTTTGGCGGTGGTGGAGGCGGCGGACAGCGCCGTAATGGACCCACTCGCGGATCTGATCTGCGTTATGATTTGACAATTGCCTTTGAAGAAGCGGCTTTTGGTGTAGAAAAGGAAATTCAGATCCCACGACATGAAACATGTAGTGAATGTCAAGGTTCAGGGGCTGCACCGGGAACACACCCTACGCAATGTACAGAGTGTCATGGGTCAGGTCAGGTTAAAGTAAATCAGCGGACTCCATTTGGCATGGTTCAGACAGCTCGTACGTGCCCGACCTGTCATGGCGAGGGGCAGATGATCAGTTCCCCTTGTAAGGCGTGTAACGGTCAAGGTCAGGTTCGCAACGTAAAATCACTTAAAGTGAGTGTTCCGGCTGGCTCTGAGGAAGGTCTGAATCTACGCTTTAGCGGCAGTGGTGAAGGGGGTAAAAAGGGGGGGCCAGCAGGCGATCTCTATGTTGTGTTGCATGTCAAATCCCACAAATTCTTTGAACGGGATGGCAATGATATTTACTGCGAGATTCCCATTACGTTTGTGCAGGCAGCCCTGGGTACGGAAATGGAAGTACCCACTCTTGATGGCAGTGTAAAAATGAAAGTGCCAGAAGGCACTCAGACAGGGACTGTTTTCCGGTTACGTGGGCATGGGGTTCCCTATCGCCGAGGAAGTGGTCGCGGTGACCAACATGTTCGTGTCGTTGTGGCAACGCCAACCAAACTTACCGATAAACAAAAAGAACTTTTACAGGAATTTGCGGATACAACAACTCAGCAACAACAAATGGGTAAAAAGTCTTTTTTCGATAAGGTCAAGGAAAATTTACGCGATGCGATCGGGTAA